The Thiomicrorhabdus lithotrophica DNA segment AATAAATCCAAGGTACCTTCCTTATTTACAGAGTATTGTTGATGTTTTAACCGCCTTGAATTTTCAAGACTTTAATACAAGACATGCAAAGTTAATAGATGGCATTGAATCGGCAGGTTATAAGGTTGATTTTATGATTCGTGTTGAAGGGCATACCGACTCGCTTGTCATGGCGCCTACAGCTCGATTTAGAGATAATGTTGAATTGAGTACCTTTAGAGCCTACGCAATGATGGAGTGGCTAAGGATTCATACTGGTTTAGCCAAAAATAAATTTGCTATATCCGGTTATGGTAGCTTTCATCCGTTAACAGTTAATTCAGAGCAGGCTGAAAACCGCAGAATAGAGATATATTTAGTGCCTTTAGTTAGGGTTAAAACGACAGGAAAAATTGACTTAGATAATGAAGAGCTTGTGTTATGAATATTGTCTTAGAGCGTGCGAAGTCAGCCTGGTTGTTAGCCTTTGGTGATGTCATTACATTATTGATTACCTTCTTTATTATGACGATTGTGTTGAACAAAGGTGAAATCAGTAAGATTCAGAAGTGGGTAGACCAACAAGTGAATGAAACCTATCAGGTGTTAAGGACTGAGATTGAAAACAAAAACCTACAAGTGATTAAGATTAGCCGAAATGCAAATGGTGTCTTACTGACGATTAAAAGTGATAAGGCTTTTGAGAGTGGGTCATTTACCCCTTCGGTTCAACTTCAGTCTGAGTTAGCTGTTATTGGCAATATGCTCAATAAAACGCCCTTATTAAACATTGAACAGTCACAAGAGAATAAAAAGATTATTAAACGCGCTAAAGAAGATGGCATGCAGTGGTATTCAGAAGTGGTGGTAGAGGGACATACAGATAATGACAAGATAAACCCTTTGTCTCGATTAAGAAATAACTTTTTCTTAAGTACGCTTAGAGCTCAATCTGTTATGCAAACGTTATATACAGTCAGCGATTTGCCTGCGAATTTTTTTTCGGTAGCGGGTTATGGTGAGTGGCAAACAGTTGCATCAAATGAAACGGAACAAGGTAAACAACAAAATAGACGAGTAGAAATACTGCTTACAGCAAGTTTTCAAAAGAGTTCTTATTGATTTTTGTGTTTTGTAATTATCGATAATAGATGTTGTTCTGTTCAGCAAGATTGTTAAATTGAAGTTACCAGGCCTGGTAGGTTATTTGAATAGAAGAAAGGTTTTAATAAAATGACCAGCTGATTTCAGCTGGCCAATAGGTTTAGCTAATAGTTTGTAAGCTGTTTATTTGGATGGTAATTTGGGAACTGCATCACTTATTTCAAATTGACTAATCGTGTCAGATAATGCGTCGACCTCACCCACAACTAAGTTGGCAGAATCCATTGCTTTATTGGCAATATGTACATTGTTTTGAGTGGTTTGATCCATTTGAGATATTTGCTGGTTCAGGGTTGAAATACTGTTCGCCTGCTCCAAGCTCATTGCCGCCATTTCAGAAATTAGCTCACTAACACTGTTTATTCCTGTATTGATGTCACCTAGTGCCTCACCCGATTTTTCAACCATTTGTGTGCCTGATTCAATCGCGTTTACGGTATTGTCAATTAAGCCACGAATCTCTTTAGCGGCATCAGCTGATTTTTGTGCAAGCGTACGAACCTCACCGGCAACAACCGCAAATCCACGTCCTTGCTCGCCAGCACGAGCCGCTTCTACTGCGGCGTTAAGGGCCAATAGGTTGGTTTGGAAAGCGATACTATCAATAAGGCCAACAATCTCAGCAATTTTTTGACTAGAGTTTTGAATACTGCGCATAGAGTCAATGGTGTTATTCATAACTGACACACCTTCTTGAGCTTGCGTTCTCGCTCTATCAGATAACTGATTGGCTTGAACAGCACTGTCGGCAGACTGTTTAACCTCATGAGTAATACGTTCCATCGTATCAGCGGAATTTTGTAGTTCTAATGCCTGATTAGATAGGCTATTAGAGAGTGTTACACTGTCACCAGATATGCTGGCTGATGCATTTTGTAGCTTGCCATTCATTTGAGTTACATTGTTAATTAAGCTGTTTAAACTATGGAATGCCGTGTTCATACCATCTTTAATAGTGTTTAGCTCACCTTTGTAGGTACCTTGTATTAATTGATTTAATTTTCCTGAGCTGAGGCGTTCAGAAGCTTGGTTAATTTCGGTAAATGCTTCTTGAACCTCATCTAAGGCTTGGTTTACATTCTTTTTAAGAAGGTCTAACTGTCCAGGAGCATCTATATCTATACGCTGTCCAAAATCACCGTTTGATAACCCTTCCATGACTTCCATCAGTTTAGAGATCATGTTTTCTGTTTGGCTCATCGCTTCATCCACTTTTAGCTTTAAGTCGCCCTGCACTTTTGGATTCATTCGAACTGAAAAATCACCGCGATTTAAACCGTCCATAATTTCTTCTAGACTCGCCATGGTGTCAGTAACACTTTGGGCTGTATTGTTTACAGACTGTTTTAATGTGCCTAAATCACCAGAAAACTCTTGCTGAATACGCTGATTGAATCGACCTGAAGCAATAGCGTTCATCACTTCATTGATTTGCTTAAATGCTGATTCAATAGAACTTAGTAAACTGTTGGTTGCAATAACTGAAGGGTGTGTTGCGTTTTCTGCAATACGTGCCGAGAAATTTGAGTTTTCAGAAACATTGTTAATTGTGTTCATGACACTATTAGAAACATCCGCTTCTTTTTTCATCATAACCGAATAGTAGATTAATACCGCAGATTCAACTACTACAAACAAGGCGTGTAAGAAGGTTAAGCTCCAACTACAGTCATAGCTGAATAGCATAATAGGCATGCCAGCCACTTCCACTTGGTTAAGCTGAAGATAGGTTAACAGTAGGTGATGAACTGCAATAACTGCAGCGGCTACAACCACTACTAGCCAGTCTCTATAGATTAATAAAAATGCCAGAGCAACAAAGATGTGAAAGTGCATTTCTATTCGACCCATTTGCGTTTGGATTAAAGCCGCAGAAAACAGCATCAAGAATACGCCACTTAAAATCCCAAAACCACGTGTTCCTCTTAATGCAAAATAACTTACCAATACTAAAGCACCAATTATTAAAGTCATAGGTATGGCAAAATTAAACGTGTCATAGCCGATTGGGGCAAGAAATGCCAAAAAAGGTATGTGTGCCAATAAAATCAATAGAACTTTTTTATCAGCGGCGAGTAAGACAGGGTCTTTAACGTTACTCATAGTTTGCCTCCTTGGCTTTTAGAGAGAGTTTTGTAGTTTGGTTTTCATTAAATTTCATTCTAAGAAGGTTTAAATCTTCGATGACTTTATCATAGCGTAAATACGTATTTTGGTAGATTACTTTGATTTTTCCATTAGGGTCAATTAAAAAAATATTTCCTGGATGAGAAATTTCGTAATCTTTTCCGATTTGAGTACCACTCTCTGGTGAGAAGTAGGCTTTGTATTTACTGGCTACTGATTGAATCTCACGCATTGACTGACCCGTTAAGGCATAAAAGTTTGAACCAAACTGATTAAAGTAATCATTTAGTAATTGTTTGGAGTCACGTTTTGGATCCATGGTGACAAAAATGAAATCTAAATCCTTGTTTGTGGTTTGGTGGTTGATATTAAACATAACGCCCACTTGGTTATGGCAAACTTCATCGCAGTTTAAATAGCCAAAATATAAAAAAGTAAATTTCCCCTTATGTTGCGACAAACTGTGTTCTTTACCTTGAGTGTCACTTAATGTAAAGTCAGGCGCTACTTGGTCGATTTTACGGCCGTAATACTCTCCTGTTGTGACCCAATAAAACACTAGCGGCATCACTATCAATATAGCCAAAGAAATTGTAATAATAACTGTGAAGCGTGATTTTATATTCATTTTGAATTCAGTAATCGTTTAAGTTGTAGCTTATATATAGCAAAGAAATTGGGTCTGTTTTTATTGCTATCAAACAATGTGTAAAAGCTAAGCAAGTTTTAGGCTAAAGTTGCCAATTAATAATAGATTTATTATTTTTTTTTAGATAAGCATTGGTTTTTGAAAAAGGCTGGCTACCAAAAAAACCTCTGTAGGCGGATAGTGGGGAAGGGTGTGGGCTTTCTATGACGAGGTGTTTATGACGGTCAATCATTTTGCCTTTTTTCTGGGCGTAAGCTCCCCATAAGACAAATACGCAATGTTCGTTTTGAGCATTAACAACTTCAATCACAGCATCTGTAAATTGCTCCCAGCCTTTATTTTGGTGAGAATTTGTTAGGCCTGCCTCTACCGTTAATACGGCATTAAGTAATAAAACACCTTGATTTGCCCACGGTTGCAGGTTGCCAGTATGTTGATTATCAACACCTATGTCCGTCATGAGTTCTTTGTTTATATTCAATAGTGACTTAGGCAGAGGTTTTACATCAGGCTTAACAGAAAAGCATAGGCCGTGTGCATGACCTGGCGTTGGGTAGGGGTCTTGTCCAATAATGATGACCTTAACTTGGTCTAATGGCGTGCTATTCAAAGCATTAAACCATTCACTCGTTTTAGGGAGGATTTTTTTTCCCGAGGCTTTTTCTGAAGTTAAAAAAGCCCGTAGCTCCTGCATGTAGGGTTTAGAAAATTCATTTTCTAAATAAGGTAACCAGCTAGAGTCTAGTTTAATGTCTAAGTTGTTATCAATCATCTTTAAAAGGTAGTAATCTAAGGTGCTAAGCGGTCGATTGACCAATCTTGATTATTTGATACAGAGCATTTTGTAAATATAAAACGGTCATGTAAACGATTCGGTCTACCTTGCCAAAACTCAAAGCGATTAGGAATTAAACGGTAGCCCCCCCAATGGTCTGGGCGTTTAACATCAACATGCTCATAAAGAGCTTCTTGAATAGCATAGTTTTGCTCCAAAGTTTTGCGGCCAGGCACAACTGAACTTTGTGTGGAGCTGGCAGCAGCTAATTGGCTATCACGCGGGCGAGAGTGAAAATAGTTTTCAGATTGCTCCGCTGCAATTTTTTCTAGTGAACCTTCAATGCGGACTTGTCTATCCATTTGAGGCCAAAAAAACAGTAAAGAAGCCTTAGCGTTTGCTTCAATTTGTTGACCTTTGTCGCTATCGTAATGCGTGTAAAACACAAAGCCTTGTTCATCGCTTTCTTTCAATAACACAACTCGGCTATGTGGTTGGCCATTGCTATCTACAGTGGATACAGACATTGCTGTTGGGTCAATGATTTTGTTGGCAACCGCTTCATCCATCCAACTAGAAAACTGAATAAAAGGATCACTTGAAAGTTGGTCTCGTGATAGTTCTGTAAAGTCGTATTCACGACGTTCTTGATGGTAGTCTCGATTTGGCATAATAATGTGATATCATTTTTAATTAATTTGTCTTTTGTCCATTTTATCACTAGGAATTATTCTGTGAGTGAAAACTACAACGCATCTGAAATAGAAGTTTTAACTGGCCTGGATCCTGTTCGTAAACGTCCGGGTATGTATACCGATACCACTCGACCTAATCACTTAGCGCAAGAAGTTATTGATAACAGTGTGGATGAAGCCATTGCAGGGTTTGCCAATGAAATCTCGGTGATTCATTATGCTGATGGCTCAATGAGCATTCAAGATAATGGTCGAGGTATGCCTGTTGATGTCCACCCAGAGGAAGGCGTGCCAGGTGTAGAAGTGATTATGACGCGTTTACATGCAGGTGGTAAGTTCTCTAGTAAAGCTTATCAGTTCTCGGGTGGTTTACACGGTGTAGGAATCTCGGTGGTAAATGCCTTATCTAAAAAAGTTGAGATTGAAATCAAGCGTGATGGGCAGTTGCATGCAATCAGCTTTGCTAATGGTGATTTACTTGAACCGTTAACCGTTACGGGTAAAGTGGGTAAGAAAA contains these protein-coding regions:
- a CDS encoding OmpA/MotB family protein — its product is MNIVLERAKSAWLLAFGDVITLLITFFIMTIVLNKGEISKIQKWVDQQVNETYQVLRTEIENKNLQVIKISRNANGVLLTIKSDKAFESGSFTPSVQLQSELAVIGNMLNKTPLLNIEQSQENKKIIKRAKEDGMQWYSEVVVEGHTDNDKINPLSRLRNNFFLSTLRAQSVMQTLYTVSDLPANFFSVAGYGEWQTVASNETEQGKQQNRRVEILLTASFQKSSY
- the pdxH gene encoding pyridoxamine 5'-phosphate oxidase, translated to MPNRDYHQERREYDFTELSRDQLSSDPFIQFSSWMDEAVANKIIDPTAMSVSTVDSNGQPHSRVVLLKESDEQGFVFYTHYDSDKGQQIEANAKASLLFFWPQMDRQVRIEGSLEKIAAEQSENYFHSRPRDSQLAAASSTQSSVVPGRKTLEQNYAIQEALYEHVDVKRPDHWGGYRLIPNRFEFWQGRPNRLHDRFIFTKCSVSNNQDWSIDRLAP
- a CDS encoding SCO family protein, translated to MNIKSRFTVIITISLAILIVMPLVFYWVTTGEYYGRKIDQVAPDFTLSDTQGKEHSLSQHKGKFTFLYFGYLNCDEVCHNQVGVMFNINHQTTNKDLDFIFVTMDPKRDSKQLLNDYFNQFGSNFYALTGQSMREIQSVASKYKAYFSPESGTQIGKDYEISHPGNIFLIDPNGKIKVIYQNTYLRYDKVIEDLNLLRMKFNENQTTKLSLKAKEANYE
- the ung gene encoding uracil-DNA glycosylase codes for the protein MIDNNLDIKLDSSWLPYLENEFSKPYMQELRAFLTSEKASGKKILPKTSEWFNALNSTPLDQVKVIIIGQDPYPTPGHAHGLCFSVKPDVKPLPKSLLNINKELMTDIGVDNQHTGNLQPWANQGVLLLNAVLTVEAGLTNSHQNKGWEQFTDAVIEVVNAQNEHCVFVLWGAYAQKKGKMIDRHKHLVIESPHPSPLSAYRGFFGSQPFSKTNAYLKKNNKSIINWQL
- a CDS encoding methyl-accepting chemotaxis protein yields the protein MSNVKDPVLLAADKKVLLILLAHIPFLAFLAPIGYDTFNFAIPMTLIIGALVLVSYFALRGTRGFGILSGVFLMLFSAALIQTQMGRIEMHFHIFVALAFLLIYRDWLVVVVAAAVIAVHHLLLTYLQLNQVEVAGMPIMLFSYDCSWSLTFLHALFVVVESAVLIYYSVMMKKEADVSNSVMNTINNVSENSNFSARIAENATHPSVIATNSLLSSIESAFKQINEVMNAIASGRFNQRIQQEFSGDLGTLKQSVNNTAQSVTDTMASLEEIMDGLNRGDFSVRMNPKVQGDLKLKVDEAMSQTENMISKLMEVMEGLSNGDFGQRIDIDAPGQLDLLKKNVNQALDEVQEAFTEINQASERLSSGKLNQLIQGTYKGELNTIKDGMNTAFHSLNSLINNVTQMNGKLQNASASISGDSVTLSNSLSNQALELQNSADTMERITHEVKQSADSAVQANQLSDRARTQAQEGVSVMNNTIDSMRSIQNSSQKIAEIVGLIDSIAFQTNLLALNAAVEAARAGEQGRGFAVVAGEVRTLAQKSADAAKEIRGLIDNTVNAIESGTQMVEKSGEALGDINTGINSVSELISEMAAMSLEQANSISTLNQQISQMDQTTQNNVHIANKAMDSANLVVGEVDALSDTISQFEISDAVPKLPSK
- a CDS encoding OmpA/MotB family protein, whose protein sequence is MSLLLLSHLQKNKKNNVPGLVDPHSNEAQQVKRNRLWLLTYISLFTSLLAFFILMITLVELEGSTPKRNYQKLVGKIYKEVTYQSTLQGIDWLQIENTLTKGVRLSIPPDLVANSSLFSSASAQINPRYLPYLQSIVDVLTALNFQDFNTRHAKLIDGIESAGYKVDFMIRVEGHTDSLVMAPTARFRDNVELSTFRAYAMMEWLRIHTGLAKNKFAISGYGSFHPLTVNSEQAENRRIEIYLVPLVRVKTTGKIDLDNEELVL